A single genomic interval of Arthrobacter globiformis harbors:
- the pafA gene encoding Pup--protein ligase, which translates to MDKRIFGIETEFGISYSSPDSRPLAPEEVARYLFRKVVSWGRSSNVFLTNGSRLYLDVGSHPEYATAECDDLAQLIAHDRAGELILDDLVDEAQSRLAAEGFNGTVYLFKNNTDSAGNSYGSHENYLIPRRGEFTRLAEILIPFLVTRQLIAGAGKILKTPHGATYAFSQRADHIWEGVSSATTRSRPIINTRDEPHADAEFYRRLHVIVGDSNMSETTALLKVGTVDLILRMIEAGVIMRDMRMENPIRSIREISHDLSGRALVRLANGRQLTALEIQQEYLNKVTAFVEENGAHNPHVPLILDLWGRTLRAIESGDSSTIDTEIDWAIKKKLMDSYRRRHGLGLDAPRIAQLDLTYHDISRSRGLYYLLQSRGAVRRVTEETAIKDAVDAPPQTTRAKLRGDFVRKAQELGRDYTVDWVHLKLNDRAHQTILCKDPFRNVDERVDALLDSMG; encoded by the coding sequence ATGGACAAGAGGATTTTCGGCATTGAAACCGAATTCGGGATTTCCTACTCGAGCCCGGACTCCCGGCCCCTCGCCCCGGAGGAAGTGGCCCGCTACCTGTTCCGAAAAGTGGTCAGCTGGGGCCGGTCCTCCAACGTGTTCCTCACCAACGGGTCCCGCCTGTACCTCGACGTGGGCTCGCACCCGGAATACGCCACCGCAGAATGCGACGACCTCGCCCAGCTGATCGCCCATGACCGCGCCGGGGAGCTCATCCTCGATGACCTCGTGGATGAAGCCCAGTCCAGGCTCGCCGCCGAGGGCTTCAACGGCACGGTGTACCTGTTCAAGAACAACACCGATTCTGCAGGCAACTCCTACGGCAGCCACGAGAACTACCTCATTCCGCGCCGCGGCGAGTTCACCCGGCTGGCCGAGATCCTGATTCCATTCCTCGTCACCCGCCAGCTCATCGCCGGTGCGGGCAAGATCCTGAAGACGCCGCACGGGGCCACCTACGCGTTTTCGCAGCGGGCGGACCACATCTGGGAGGGCGTGTCCTCGGCCACCACCCGTTCCCGGCCGATCATCAACACCCGGGACGAGCCGCATGCGGATGCAGAGTTCTACCGGCGGCTGCACGTGATCGTCGGGGACTCGAACATGTCCGAGACCACGGCGCTGCTCAAGGTGGGCACCGTGGACCTCATCCTGCGGATGATCGAGGCCGGCGTGATCATGCGGGACATGCGGATGGAAAACCCCATCCGCAGCATCCGGGAAATCTCCCATGACCTGAGCGGCCGCGCATTGGTCAGGCTCGCCAACGGCCGCCAGCTCACCGCCCTGGAGATCCAGCAGGAGTACCTGAACAAGGTCACGGCGTTCGTCGAGGAAAACGGCGCCCACAACCCGCACGTGCCGCTGATCCTGGACCTGTGGGGGCGGACGCTGCGGGCCATCGAAAGCGGCGACTCCAGCACCATCGACACCGAAATCGACTGGGCCATCAAGAAAAAGCTCATGGACAGTTACCGCAGGCGCCACGGCCTGGGGCTGGACGCCCCCAGGATCGCGCAGCTGGACCTCACCTACCACGACATCTCCCGTTCCCGCGGCCTGTACTACCTGCTACAGTCCCGCGGCGCCGTCCGCCGGGTGACCGAGGAGACCGCCATCAAGGACGCCGTGGACGCCCCGCCGCAGACCACCAGGGCCAAGCTTCGAGGCGACTTCGTCCGAAAGGCGCAGGAACTGGGCCGGGACTACACCGTGGACTGGGTCCATCTGAAGCTCAACGACCGCGCCCACCAGACCATTTTGTGCAAAGACCCGTTCCGCAACGTTGACGAGCGGGTTGATGCCCTTCTGGACTCTATGGGCTGA
- the prcB gene encoding proteasome subunit beta — protein sequence MQETTANKVAAHATSSFTEHLQRDRPELLPQYAPFAAGTSAGQPLAVPHATTIVAMTYAGGIVMAGDRRATMGNIIASRHIEKVFPADQYSVLGIAGTAGIAIDLTRLFQVELEHYEKIEGTLLSLDGKANRLGAMIRGNLPMALQGLAVVPLFAGFDTAAGVGRLFSYDVTGGRYEEQEHHAVGSGSMFARGALKKLWRPNLPEDEAISVAVESLYDAADDDSATGGPDPVRQLWPVVYAVNRAGARRVSERDLAATAGNIIESRAAARREA from the coding sequence GTGCAGGAGACAACAGCCAACAAGGTAGCCGCCCACGCGACGTCGTCGTTCACTGAGCATCTCCAACGCGACCGTCCGGAACTGCTCCCCCAATACGCACCATTCGCGGCGGGCACGTCCGCCGGCCAGCCGCTAGCCGTGCCGCACGCCACCACCATCGTGGCCATGACCTATGCCGGCGGCATCGTCATGGCCGGCGACCGCCGCGCCACCATGGGCAACATCATCGCCAGCCGGCACATCGAAAAGGTCTTTCCCGCCGACCAGTATTCCGTCCTCGGCATCGCCGGCACGGCAGGCATCGCGATCGACCTGACACGCCTGTTCCAGGTGGAACTCGAGCACTACGAGAAGATCGAAGGCACCCTGCTGAGCCTGGACGGCAAGGCGAACCGACTCGGCGCCATGATCCGCGGCAACCTGCCAATGGCGCTGCAGGGCCTCGCAGTGGTCCCGCTGTTCGCGGGCTTCGACACCGCCGCCGGGGTAGGCCGGCTGTTCTCCTATGACGTGACCGGCGGCCGCTACGAGGAACAGGAACACCACGCCGTGGGCTCCGGATCAATGTTCGCCCGTGGCGCACTTAAAAAGCTTTGGCGGCCCAACCTGCCCGAGGACGAAGCCATATCCGTCGCCGTGGAGTCCCTCTACGACGCCGCCGACGACGACTCGGCCACCGGCGGTCCCGACCCCGTGCGGCAACTGTGGCCCGTGGTGTATGCCGTCAACCGGGCCGGAGCCCGCCGGGTCTCGGAGCGCGACCTCGCCGCCACGGCCGGAAACATCATCGAGTCCAGGGCAGCTGCCCGGCGGGAGGCCTGA
- a CDS encoding HAD family hydrolase: protein MESAAAQPLLKAVLWDMDGTIVDTEPYWIEAEYNLVEAYGGTWSHEQAMQLVGQSLVHSAGILQQAGVRLEIREIIDTLTGQVISRVRESVPWRPGARELLDELFNAGVRCALVTMSEAPLAREIVASLPRPYFEFLVTGDTVTQGKPHPEAYLKAVDLLKQQDPELTADHCVALEDSAPGAAAAVASGAVTVAIPHLVPLPDDARRTTWDSLADRTVAELEELVRLRLGSREPAATFENVN from the coding sequence GTTGACACAGAACCGTACTGGATCGAAGCCGAATACAACCTTGTCGAGGCGTACGGGGGGACATGGTCGCACGAACAGGCCATGCAGCTCGTAGGGCAATCACTGGTCCATTCGGCCGGCATCCTCCAGCAGGCCGGCGTGCGCCTGGAGATCCGCGAGATCATCGACACCCTTACCGGCCAGGTCATCAGCCGCGTCCGGGAGAGCGTTCCGTGGCGCCCGGGGGCCCGGGAGCTGCTGGATGAACTTTTTAACGCCGGCGTGCGTTGTGCCCTTGTGACCATGTCAGAGGCACCGCTGGCCCGCGAGATTGTGGCGAGCCTTCCCCGGCCCTACTTCGAGTTCCTCGTTACCGGTGACACGGTAACCCAGGGCAAACCGCACCCCGAGGCGTATCTCAAGGCTGTGGACCTGCTGAAGCAGCAGGACCCTGAGCTCACCGCCGACCATTGCGTGGCTCTGGAGGACTCGGCGCCGGGCGCTGCGGCGGCCGTGGCTTCGGGTGCCGTGACCGTGGCCATTCCGCACCTCGTGCCGCTGCCGGACGACGCCCGCAGGACCACGTGGGATTCCCTCGCGGACCGCACTGTGGCCGAACTCGAGGAGCTGGTGAGGCTCCGCCTCGGCTCGCGCGAACCGGCGGCAACCTTCGAGAACGTCAACTAA
- a CDS encoding tRNA (adenine-N1)-methyltransferase, translating to MSSESAANATSTGLASGTAAGMADQPVGAARRRGPFREGERVQLTDERGRMNTISLEAGGAFHTHRGFLNHDDIIGKVDGSVVVNNVGQQYQTLRPLLSDFVLSMPRGAAVVYPKDAGQIVTMADIFPGARVVEAGVGSGALSISLLRAVGDQGYLHSFERREEFAAIARGNVETIFGGPHPAWQISLGDFQEEVVRAEEPGSIDRVVLDMLAPWECLDAVATVLAPGGVWINYVATVTQLSRTAEAIRADGRFTEPDAWESMVRGWHLEGLAVRPDHRMVAHTGFLLVTRRLADGVTGISVKRRPSKTEFNEEDVNAWTPGAVGERLVSDKKLRRAARDAIAGTNVKDDPDITN from the coding sequence ATGAGCAGCGAATCTGCCGCCAACGCAACCAGCACGGGCCTTGCCTCCGGCACTGCAGCCGGGATGGCGGACCAGCCGGTGGGCGCTGCCCGGCGGCGCGGCCCCTTCCGCGAAGGCGAACGGGTCCAGCTGACGGACGAGCGCGGGCGCATGAACACCATCAGCCTCGAGGCCGGCGGAGCCTTCCACACCCACCGCGGCTTCCTGAACCACGACGACATCATCGGCAAGGTGGACGGTTCGGTGGTGGTCAACAACGTCGGCCAGCAGTACCAGACGCTCCGCCCGCTGCTGTCCGACTTCGTCCTGTCCATGCCCCGCGGCGCCGCCGTGGTCTACCCCAAGGACGCCGGCCAGATCGTCACCATGGCTGACATCTTCCCCGGCGCCCGCGTGGTGGAAGCAGGCGTGGGCTCAGGCGCCCTCTCCATATCGCTGCTCCGTGCGGTGGGGGACCAGGGCTACCTTCACTCCTTCGAACGCCGCGAGGAATTCGCCGCCATCGCGCGCGGCAACGTGGAAACCATCTTCGGAGGCCCGCACCCGGCCTGGCAGATCTCCCTCGGGGACTTCCAGGAGGAAGTGGTCCGCGCCGAAGAGCCCGGCTCCATCGACCGCGTTGTCCTCGACATGCTGGCGCCCTGGGAATGCCTTGACGCCGTAGCCACCGTCCTGGCCCCCGGCGGCGTGTGGATCAACTACGTCGCCACCGTCACCCAGCTCTCCCGCACGGCCGAAGCCATCCGCGCCGACGGCCGCTTCACTGAACCGGACGCCTGGGAATCCATGGTCCGCGGCTGGCACCTCGAAGGACTCGCCGTGCGCCCCGACCACCGCATGGTCGCCCACACAGGGTTCCTGCTGGTCACCCGCCGGCTCGCCGACGGCGTCACCGGCATCTCCGTTAAGCGGCGTCCGTCCAAGACCGAGTTCAACGAAGAAGACGTCAACGCCTGGACACCGGGCGCCGTGGGGGAACGCCTGGTCTCGGACAAAAAGCTGCGCCGGGCGGCGCGGGATGCGATCGCCGGCACAAACGTGAAGGACGATCCGGACATCACAAACTAG
- a CDS encoding ubiquitin-like protein Pup, with product MAGQEQQQPQPRDTEVEEEVPVPPAPAEGQASASTQGVDDLLDEIDGVLESNAEEFVRAFVQKGGQ from the coding sequence ATGGCAGGCCAGGAGCAGCAGCAGCCACAGCCACGCGACACCGAGGTCGAGGAAGAGGTCCCCGTACCGCCGGCGCCCGCAGAAGGACAGGCATCCGCCTCGACGCAGGGTGTTGACGATCTCCTCGACGAGATTGACGGCGTCCTGGAGTCCAACGCGGAGGAATTCGTCCGGGCATTCGTGCAAAAGGGCGGCCAGTAG
- the dop gene encoding depupylase/deamidase Dop, whose product MTAAPEAALGGGLPAGGAMRVMGSETEYGIHAPAAPGANATMMSARVVQAYAQVTRLRAAGGAETRWDYTDEEPLHDARGWTLERGQAHPSQLTDQPPVLNAEAVALAYGREELELDGEDESGSLLMNMVLGNGARLYVDHAHPEYSSPEVTNPAAAVAWDAAGDLVGLAAVRRLASDTELPAVNLYKNNTDNKSVSYGSHENYLMPRSVPFGDIVRGLTPFFVSRQIICGSGRVGLGQDNSRSGYQISQRADFFEAEVGLETTIRRPIINTRDEPHATADKYRRLHVIIGDANLSQVSNYLKFGTTAMVLSLIEAGLAPRIEVHEPVAALQAISHDTTLTAQVRLLDGRRVTALDLQWMYHEAAAKLAQDTGVSDAVDGDGHTHAVLERWATTLTQLDSDRSAAATSVEWLAKLSILEGYRQRDGLQWDDARLGLVDLQWSDLRPEKGLYYRLLSRDRMQRIVDDADIAAAVTEPPSDTRAYFRGRCVSSFSKDVVGASWDSVIFDVPGYGRLQRVPTREPLRGTKALTGGLFAKHREAGSFLAELLGSAPAPPPA is encoded by the coding sequence GTGACGGCCGCCCCCGAAGCGGCGCTGGGAGGCGGCCTGCCGGCCGGCGGCGCCATGCGGGTCATGGGTTCGGAGACCGAATACGGGATTCACGCGCCGGCCGCTCCGGGCGCCAATGCCACCATGATGTCCGCCCGGGTGGTCCAGGCTTACGCCCAGGTCACCCGGCTCCGGGCCGCCGGCGGCGCCGAGACCCGCTGGGACTACACGGACGAGGAGCCGCTGCACGACGCCCGCGGCTGGACACTGGAGCGCGGACAGGCCCACCCGAGCCAGCTGACGGACCAGCCGCCTGTGCTGAACGCCGAAGCGGTGGCGCTTGCCTACGGCCGTGAGGAGCTTGAGCTGGACGGCGAGGACGAATCGGGCTCGCTGCTGATGAACATGGTGCTCGGCAACGGGGCACGCCTCTACGTGGACCACGCGCACCCCGAGTACTCCAGCCCGGAGGTCACCAACCCCGCGGCTGCAGTGGCCTGGGACGCGGCCGGGGACCTTGTGGGCCTGGCCGCGGTCCGCAGGCTGGCCAGCGACACGGAACTGCCCGCCGTCAACCTCTACAAGAACAACACCGACAACAAGTCCGTGTCCTACGGGTCCCACGAAAACTACCTGATGCCGCGATCCGTCCCGTTCGGCGACATTGTCCGCGGGCTGACCCCGTTTTTCGTGTCGCGACAGATCATCTGCGGTTCGGGGCGGGTGGGCCTGGGCCAGGACAACTCCCGGTCCGGTTACCAGATCAGCCAGCGGGCGGACTTCTTCGAGGCGGAGGTGGGACTCGAAACCACTATCCGGCGCCCCATCATTAACACCCGCGACGAGCCGCACGCAACGGCGGACAAGTACCGGCGACTGCACGTAATCATCGGCGACGCCAACCTGAGCCAGGTGTCCAACTACCTGAAGTTTGGCACCACCGCCATGGTGCTGAGCCTGATCGAGGCGGGCCTCGCGCCGCGGATCGAGGTGCACGAGCCGGTGGCCGCGCTGCAGGCCATCAGCCATGACACCACCCTCACCGCCCAGGTCAGACTGCTCGACGGCCGCCGGGTGACGGCCCTTGACCTGCAGTGGATGTACCACGAAGCCGCCGCCAAGCTCGCCCAGGACACGGGAGTCTCGGACGCCGTCGACGGCGACGGCCACACGCACGCCGTGCTGGAGCGGTGGGCTACCACCCTGACGCAGCTGGACAGTGACCGGTCGGCCGCCGCCACGTCGGTGGAGTGGCTGGCCAAGCTGTCCATCCTGGAGGGCTACCGCCAGCGCGACGGACTCCAGTGGGATGACGCCCGGCTGGGGCTGGTCGATCTGCAGTGGTCTGACCTCCGGCCCGAAAAAGGGCTCTACTACCGCCTGCTCTCCCGGGACCGGATGCAGCGGATCGTGGACGACGCCGACATCGCCGCCGCGGTGACGGAACCGCCGTCGGACACCCGGGCGTACTTCCGCGGACGCTGCGTCAGCAGCTTCAGTAAGGACGTGGTGGGCGCCAGCTGGGACTCGGTGATCTTCGACGTGCCGGGCTACGGAAGGCTGCAGCGCGTGCCCACACGGGAGCCGCTGCGCGGCACGAAAGCGCTAACGGGAGGGCTGTTTGCCAAGCACCGCGAGGCGGGGTCGTTCCTAGCGGAACTGCTCGGATCGGCACCGGCTCCGCCACCGGCATAA
- a CDS encoding FKBP-type peptidyl-prolyl cis-trans isomerase, producing MSFGQRKIDRDKPEIDFPQGPVPTELVITDIIEGDGPEAKAGDTVSTHYVGVAWSTGEEFDASWGRGAPLDFRVGVGQVIQGWDQGLLGMKVGGRRRLEIPSELAYGSRGAGGAIGPNEALIFVVDLVGVR from the coding sequence ATGTCATTTGGCCAGCGCAAAATCGACCGTGACAAGCCGGAAATCGACTTCCCCCAAGGCCCGGTGCCCACGGAACTCGTCATCACGGACATCATTGAGGGCGACGGTCCCGAGGCCAAGGCCGGCGACACCGTGTCCACCCACTACGTCGGCGTGGCCTGGTCCACCGGCGAAGAGTTCGACGCATCCTGGGGCCGCGGCGCCCCACTGGACTTCCGCGTCGGCGTCGGCCAGGTCATCCAGGGCTGGGACCAGGGGCTGCTCGGCATGAAGGTCGGCGGACGCCGCCGCCTTGAGATCCCCTCCGAGCTGGCTTACGGCTCACGCGGTGCCGGCGGAGCCATCGGCCCGAACGAGGCGCTGATCTTCGTCGTGGACCTGGTGGGCGTCCGCTAG
- a CDS encoding site-2 protease family protein: MSDPAGSGQQPPNVQTQKSSREGIPLGRIAGIPIVLAYSWFIIAAFTVIVYGPLLQHGTPSLGVGAYYVAFAYALLLLLSVLIHELAHALTAKIYGWPSEKIVLNLWGGHTQFESFTATPGRSVLVAMAGPAANFVLAGAAWLVISSGGLSGVADTLLNIFFWANLVIGIFNVLPGLPLDGGRLVESAVWKATGSQAKGTVAAGWGGRVIVIALGLWFIVRPLLSGDVPDTSMLLITILVGGFLWMGASASIQQGRLRSRLHLVSAAALAEPAVGLSEGGSVSDVLRVSAGGRTAVVLCGPDGRPNSVVDPAALAAVPAAVAGTTPAGAVTYPLGAGAYVPEWSKGQELIQYLAQLEGHDYAVVDHNGRVTGLLRQSSVVTAITGRAPR; this comes from the coding sequence GTGTCTGATCCCGCGGGATCCGGTCAGCAGCCCCCGAACGTGCAGACCCAGAAAAGCAGCCGCGAGGGTATCCCGCTCGGCAGGATCGCCGGCATTCCCATAGTGCTGGCGTACTCCTGGTTCATCATTGCCGCCTTCACGGTGATTGTGTACGGGCCCTTGCTGCAGCATGGCACCCCTTCTTTGGGCGTCGGGGCGTACTACGTTGCATTCGCCTACGCGCTGCTGCTCCTGCTGTCAGTGCTCATCCATGAGCTCGCGCATGCGCTGACGGCCAAGATCTACGGCTGGCCCAGCGAGAAAATCGTGCTCAACCTCTGGGGTGGCCACACCCAGTTTGAAAGCTTCACCGCCACACCCGGACGATCCGTGCTGGTGGCCATGGCCGGGCCGGCCGCCAACTTCGTGCTGGCCGGGGCGGCCTGGCTGGTGATTTCCTCGGGCGGCTTGTCCGGCGTAGCGGACACCCTCCTGAACATCTTCTTCTGGGCGAACCTCGTGATCGGCATCTTCAACGTGCTGCCCGGGCTGCCGCTGGACGGCGGCCGCCTGGTGGAATCCGCGGTCTGGAAGGCCACCGGCAGCCAAGCCAAAGGCACCGTCGCGGCCGGCTGGGGCGGACGCGTCATCGTCATCGCCCTGGGCCTGTGGTTCATCGTCCGGCCGCTGCTCAGCGGAGACGTACCGGACACCAGCATGCTGCTCATCACCATCCTGGTCGGCGGTTTCCTCTGGATGGGCGCGTCAGCGTCAATCCAGCAGGGCCGCCTGCGCAGCCGCCTCCATCTGGTGAGCGCCGCCGCACTGGCCGAACCCGCCGTCGGCCTTTCCGAGGGGGGGAGCGTCAGCGACGTCCTCCGGGTATCGGCAGGCGGGCGGACCGCCGTCGTGCTCTGCGGTCCTGACGGCAGGCCCAACAGCGTGGTTGACCCCGCGGCCCTGGCCGCGGTACCCGCCGCCGTGGCCGGCACCACCCCCGCCGGAGCGGTGACCTACCCGCTCGGCGCCGGCGCCTATGTGCCGGAATGGTCCAAAGGCCAGGAGTTGATCCAGTACCTGGCACAGCTCGAAGGACACGACTACGCGGTGGTTGACCACAATGGCCGGGTCACCGGCCTGCTGCGCCAGTCCAGCGTGGTGACGGCCATAACAGGCAGGGCCCCCCGCTAA
- a CDS encoding FKBP-type peptidyl-prolyl cis-trans isomerase: MRRLLAILLPALLLLTACGGQEPAAPEPTSQSAGDTAKFDSLKLTDNGDKKAPKVEFTKPLEVTEPTVKVVTDGSGDRVKANQIAEISVLALNAKDGSTLDDSFPRDPEPLELNDKLKSGSAIVYNAFVGAKVGSQLALAIPGKAAAEGQAAQPTQLLIIKVLSAKEAPKVLDKPEGDPVTPPAGLPTVTEKDGVPEISVKGVAAPKKLIAQDLIKGKGAVVKATDTLTVNYVGVALASGKKFDSSFDRKEPASFALNQVIKGWTQGLAGKTVGSRVLLVIPKDLAYGDSGQGDAKGDLVFVVDILGVK; the protein is encoded by the coding sequence GTGCGCCGACTACTAGCAATCCTTCTTCCCGCGCTGCTCCTGCTGACCGCCTGCGGTGGCCAGGAGCCAGCAGCCCCGGAACCGACCAGCCAGTCCGCGGGTGACACCGCCAAGTTCGACTCGCTCAAGCTGACGGACAACGGTGACAAGAAAGCCCCCAAGGTCGAGTTCACCAAGCCGCTGGAGGTTACCGAACCGACCGTGAAGGTTGTCACCGATGGCAGCGGGGATCGCGTCAAGGCCAACCAGATTGCCGAGATTTCCGTCCTTGCCCTGAACGCCAAGGACGGTTCCACGCTGGACGACAGCTTCCCCCGCGACCCCGAGCCCCTTGAACTGAACGACAAACTCAAGAGCGGCAGCGCGATCGTCTACAACGCGTTCGTTGGCGCCAAGGTAGGCTCACAGCTCGCCCTCGCCATCCCGGGCAAGGCAGCGGCGGAAGGCCAGGCTGCCCAGCCGACCCAGCTCCTGATCATCAAGGTGCTCTCGGCCAAGGAGGCCCCGAAGGTGCTGGATAAGCCGGAAGGCGATCCGGTCACACCGCCCGCAGGCCTTCCGACCGTCACCGAGAAGGACGGTGTCCCGGAGATCTCGGTCAAGGGCGTCGCCGCCCCCAAGAAGCTCATCGCCCAGGACCTGATCAAGGGCAAGGGCGCCGTCGTCAAGGCCACGGACACCCTGACCGTCAACTACGTCGGCGTGGCCCTGGCCAGCGGCAAGAAGTTTGACTCCAGCTTTGACCGCAAGGAGCCGGCCTCGTTCGCGCTGAACCAGGTCATCAAGGGCTGGACCCAGGGCCTGGCCGGCAAGACCGTTGGCTCGCGCGTCCTGCTCGTCATCCCCAAGGATCTCGCCTACGGCGACTCCGGCCAGGGTGACGCCAAGGGCGACCTCGTGTTCGTCGTCGACATCCTGGGCGTTAAATAA
- the prcA gene encoding proteasome subunit alpha translates to MTQQFYVSPEQLMKDRADFARKGIARGRSVIVVSCEDGIALVAENPSPSLHKIGEIYDKIAFAAVGKYNEFESLRQAGVRYADVRGYSYDREDVTARGLASVYAQSLGAVFTAEQKPFEVELAVAEVGASQDLDHLYRLTFDGSIADEHNFIVMGGQADKVSGAIEGGWQRDLSFAAAIRLAVKGLMTDNEAPDLLAKALEVAVLDRSSESSRGTRRAFRRLSDQDVVELLAEES, encoded by the coding sequence ATGACACAGCAGTTCTATGTCTCTCCCGAACAGCTGATGAAGGACCGTGCGGATTTCGCACGGAAAGGCATCGCCCGCGGACGGTCCGTGATCGTGGTCAGCTGCGAGGACGGAATTGCCCTGGTGGCCGAGAACCCGTCTCCCTCGCTGCACAAGATCGGCGAGATCTACGACAAGATCGCCTTCGCCGCCGTCGGGAAGTACAACGAGTTTGAAAGCCTCCGCCAGGCCGGGGTGCGCTACGCCGACGTCCGCGGCTATTCCTATGACCGCGAGGACGTCACGGCCAGGGGACTGGCCAGCGTCTACGCCCAGAGCCTGGGTGCCGTCTTCACCGCGGAGCAGAAGCCGTTCGAGGTGGAACTGGCCGTGGCAGAGGTAGGAGCCAGCCAGGACCTCGACCATCTCTACCGCCTCACGTTCGACGGCTCCATCGCGGACGAGCACAACTTCATTGTGATGGGCGGCCAGGCGGACAAGGTGTCCGGGGCGATCGAGGGCGGCTGGCAGCGCGACCTCTCGTTCGCGGCGGCGATCCGGCTCGCCGTTAAGGGACTCATGACGGACAATGAGGCACCCGACCTGCTGGCCAAGGCCTTGGAAGTGGCGGTGCTGGACCGCAGTTCGGAAAGCAGCAGGGGGACGCGTAGGGCTTTCCGCAGATTGTCCGACCAGGACGTTGTGGAACTGCTGGCTGAGGAGAGCTGA